In the genome of Oceanivirga salmonicida, the window CTATTTCAATTAATAAATCTATTTTAGAAGCACTTACTAAATATATATCGGTTAAAATCTTTCTAATCTCGCTAAAATTTTTACCTTGTTCTAAAAATTTATATACTAATTTAGTTGGTCTCATGCCAACTAATGCTCCCCATTCAATATTTTTATTATATAATAAAAGCAATCCAGATTTTGACATTGCTTGTTTTTGTTTTTGCATATCAAATAATACATGACTTGAAAACTCAAAAAATTTATTATCTGTACTAAATTCTAAAATTATTTTATCTTTTTTACTTTTATCTATTATAGTTACTATGTCATCTATATCTCTAAAAAGTGTATATACTATTTCATTATATTTACTCTCTTCATATTCACTTACTATTTTCATATGTTTTATACCAATTTCACTATTATTAATAATATAATACCTAATGTTATTCTATAATAACCAAACATTTTAAAATCATGCTTTTTAATATATTCCATAAAGAATTTTATAAATCCATATGCAAATATAAATGAAAGTACGAAACCTAACAATATTAACATATATTCATTAAAACTTAATACAGGCATTTTTATCAATTTTAGTGTTGTTGCTCCTAACATAGTAGGTATTGCTAAAAAGAATGAAAATTCAGTTGCAACTACCCTATTTAATCCTAGTAACATTGCTCCTATTATTGTTGCAGCTGATCTGGAAGTACCTGGTACAAATGCTAAACATTGAAATATTCCCACATATATTGCTTGTTTAAAACTTACATTATTTAAACTATTCACCTTGCTTTTTTTTGATATTTTTTCTAATATTATTAATATTACACCATAAAATATTAGCATAAATGATACTACATATATATTAAATAGTTTTTCTTCTATATAGTCTGAAAATAGGACTCCTAAAATCCCAGCAGGTATTACTGCTACTATTATTTTAATAAAAGTTTCTTTCTCCAATTTAAATATTTCTTTATAAAAATATACAAATACAGATAATATAGCACCTAATTGTATTATTATCTCAAATGATGATACAAAGACCTTATTATTAGATAAATTTATAAAATGCTCTACTATTATCATGTGTCCTGTACTACTAACTGGTATAAACTCTGTTAAACCTTCTATAAAACTTAAAAATACTACCTTTAAAATTTCTATCATATTGTCTCCTAATTTTTTTCTTTCCCTTATTATATCATATTAATTTAAAAGAAAAAAGTTTAATATTAGCCAAGTATTTACTAAAAAAATACTAAGTTTCAGATAATTAAAATCTTAATATTTAGTATTTTTTAGTTTAAAGTTTATAATTTAAATTATAGTAACTTTAATAATTTTATTTCATTTTTTGATTTATTTTATCTAATAAATCTTTTGCAAAATCTTTTCCACCTAATCCAAATGCTAGAATAAATGTTAATGATAATGTAGCCATTGTTGCTATAAATGCAATATTTACTATTTCTGGTGCAATTGCTAATTGATTTAATATCATAAACATTCCAAATACATATATAAATATCTTTGAAACTAATTCTGCTATTTTTGAGTTAGTCGCTTTTACAATTATAGGTAATAAGAATTTAATAGCTATATATATTCCTATTAATATAATCAAGGCTGCAAATACATTTGGTAAGTATAATAATATACTTGTTGTTATATTTGTTAATATTTGTAAATTTAGTACATTTATTGCTTCTATAAAGAATATTCCAAAAATTAATACTTTAACTACTATTGTTATTATTGCAGATGGTTTATTATTTTTAAGTATCTCACATTTTTCACATTCTATTAATTTATCTACACCTGTTGTTATTAATAATCCATTTACTATACTTCCTATTAATTTTGATAATAATGCTCCTATTAGTATTAATATAATAAATACCATTATATTAGGTATATAAGATAATAATATTGTTAATACTTGTGTTGTTGGCTTAGCTATAGCATCTAAATTTAATATATCTAATGCTGTTATAATAGCAACTATTAATATTAGTGCAAATATTATTTGACCTATTAATTCAGAAAAAAGTATTTTCCCTTCTTCTAATTTTGTAAACTTATTTACTTTTTCATCTAAATGGAAAGTTTTTAATATATTTGTAATAATTTCCTTTAATATTTTAGCAATTATGTAGCCTATAAATACTACTAAACCTGCCCCTAATATCTTTGGAATATGGCTTAATCCTGCATAAAACATACTTGTTATAGGTTCTGCAACATTATACATACCTAAACGAGCTAAAACTGATGGTATCATAATTAAGAATACAATTATATACCCTATATTTCCTAAAACTTTTAATAATACATGTCCCTTTTCTTCATTCTCTACTACTTTCATTTTAGTAAAATATGTTTCAACCTTTAATTTTTTCCCCAGTTTAATTACTAACTTTCTTGCTAATGATGATACTATTAATGTAATTATAAGCAATATTATTGCTACAATTAAATTTGGAATCATGTCAAACATACTTCCAATAAATTTTAAAATTTGATCCATTTTAAATCCCCCTATATT includes:
- a CDS encoding undecaprenyl-diphosphate phosphatase, with the translated sequence MIEILKVVFLSFIEGLTEFIPVSSTGHMIIVEHFINLSNNKVFVSSFEIIIQLGAILSVFVYFYKEIFKLEKETFIKIIVAVIPAGILGVLFSDYIEEKLFNIYVVSFMLIFYGVILIILEKISKKSKVNSLNNVSFKQAIYVGIFQCLAFVPGTSRSAATIIGAMLLGLNRVVATEFSFFLAIPTMLGATTLKLIKMPVLSFNEYMLILLGFVLSFIFAYGFIKFFMEYIKKHDFKMFGYYRITLGIILLIIVKLV
- a CDS encoding mechanosensitive ion channel, translated to MDQILKFIGSMFDMIPNLIVAIILLIITLIVSSLARKLVIKLGKKLKVETYFTKMKVVENEEKGHVLLKVLGNIGYIIVFLIMIPSVLARLGMYNVAEPITSMFYAGLSHIPKILGAGLVVFIGYIIAKILKEIITNILKTFHLDEKVNKFTKLEEGKILFSELIGQIIFALILIVAIITALDILNLDAIAKPTTQVLTILLSYIPNIMVFIILILIGALLSKLIGSIVNGLLITTGVDKLIECEKCEILKNNKPSAIITIVVKVLIFGIFFIEAINVLNLQILTNITTSILLYLPNVFAALIILIGIYIAIKFLLPIIVKATNSKIAELVSKIFIYVFGMFMILNQLAIAPEIVNIAFIATMATLSLTFILAFGLGGKDFAKDLLDKINQKMK